A single window of Vigna unguiculata cultivar IT97K-499-35 chromosome 1, ASM411807v1, whole genome shotgun sequence DNA harbors:
- the LOC114175533 gene encoding ELMO domain-containing protein A, translating to MGLLRFNATFIPLCVSSPSSLAQTSDNATCGSPAWIGKGLTCVCFKRKGNCQRFCISLTPLQEERLKRLQRRMKVYFDGSRLDHQEALRALWSASFPGQELQSLISDQWKEMGWQGRDPSTDFRGAGFISLENLLFFAKTFSTSFQRLLKGQGGKEAVWEYPFAVAGVNITFMIMQMLDLDATKPRTFVRAVFLQMLSENEWAFDLLYCVAFVVMDKQWQEKNATYMEFNDVLKSTRVQLERELLMDDVLRIEDMPSYNLLC from the exons ATAATGCAACGTGTGGCTCTCCTGCATGGATTGGTAAAGGACTCACTTGTGTTTGCTTCAAGCGAAAGGGAAACTGTCAACGATTCTGCATCAGTTTGACCCCCTTACAG GAGGAAAGGCTAAAAAGACTACAGCGCAGAATGAAAGTTTACTTTGATGGTTCCAGGCTTGATCACCAG GAAGCGTTGAGAGCTCTGTGGTCTGCTTCATTCCCTGGACAGGAGCTTCAAAGCTTGATTTCTGATCAATGGAAAGAAATGGGATGGCAGGGTAGAGATCCGTCCACTGATTTCAG AGGAGCTGGTTTCATTTCATTGGAGAACCTACTTTTCTTTGCAAAGACATTCTCA ACTTCTTTTCAGCGCCTATTGAAGGGGCAAGGAGGAAAAGAAGCTGTTTGGGAGTATCCCTTTGCTGTTGCTGGCGTTAATATCACATTTATGATTATGCAAATGCTGGACCTTGATGCCA CCAAACCAAGGACTTTTGTAAGAGCAGTTTTTCTACAAATGCTTTCAG AGAATGAATGGGCATTTGATCTGCTTTATTGCGTGGCATTCGTTGTCATGGACAAACAATGGCAGGAGAAAAATGCTACATACATGGAATTTAAT GATGTACTGAAATCCACGCGAGTTCAGCTAGAGAGAGAGTTGCTGATGGATGATGTTCTGCGGATTGAAGACATGCCTTCTTACAATCTTCTTTGTTGA
- the LOC114164835 gene encoding 65-kDa microtubule-associated protein 8, producing the protein MGSFQTPIGMRSSTLLETSCGFLLQELQIIWDEVGEDKFEREKVLLDLEQECLEVYRRKVDRANISRARLHQEVAEAEAEFTHLLLSLGERSLPGRPEKRAGSLKEQLDSITPALQEMRLRKEERLNQFRGVQGQIQKISAEIAGNSDNEPSTIVVNENDLSLKRLEEYQNELQRLYNEKNERLQQVEKYIDMIHSLSTILGKDSSAIIMEVHPSLNDLCGITKNISDTILDKLNITVESLFEEKKNRLDKLHHLGKALSNLWNLMDTPYSERHPFSHVIHLLSLSSAEVTDPGSLTLEIVQQTEAEVKRLDQLKASKMKELFQKKQEELELICKKSHVEIPSREEMNNIIKLINSGEIDHSDLLLSMDEQISRAKEEASSRKAIMEKVEKWMLARDEERWLEEYSRDENRYSVSRGAHKNLRRAERARIMVSRIPALVDMLIKMTRSWEEERNKVFLYDQVPLMAILEEYNVLRREKEEDMKRQQPWEKKRIQSQVVERENTYTSRPSTSSRRLPSRSLNGALDTSVIINRRLSMGIHQLPPNSINSGNQGVSFIKDGSNALRKKIFGDPAFTSHMR; encoded by the exons ATGGGTTCATTCCAGACACCGATTGGAATGAGAAGTTCCACATTGCTGGAAACTTCGTGTGGGTTCCTGTTACAGGAACTGCAG ATCATATGGGATGAAGTTGGAGAAGATAAGTTCGAAAGGGAGAAGGTTCTTCTGGATTTGGAGCAGGAGTGCCTAGAGGTTTACAGAAGAAAAGTTGATAGAGCAAATATATCTAGAGCTCGTCTGCATCAGGAAGTGGCCGAGGCAGAGGCTGAATTTACTCACCTTCTTTTGTCCCTTGGTGAACGATCTCTACCTGGACGG CCGGAGAAAAGAGCAGGTTCACTAAAAGAGCAGCTAGATTCAATCACCCCAGCACTCCAGGAAATGCGGTTGAGGAAAGAAGAGAGGCTAAACCAGTTCCGAGGTGTGCAAGgtcaaattcaaaaaatttctgCAGAAATTGCTGGTAACTCAGACAATGAACCTTCAACCATTGTTGTAAATGAGAATGATCTTTCACTAAAAAGACTTGAGGAGTATCAGAATGAGTTGCAAAGACTTTACAATGAGAAG AATGAACGACTTCAGCAAGTAGAGAAATACATAGACATGATACACAGCTTGTCCACGATCTTGGGAAAGGATTCTTCTGCAATCATCATGGAAGTTCATCCAAGCTTAAATGATTTGTGtggaataacaaaaaatataagtgACACTATCTTAGATAAACTCAATATCACAGTGGAGTCCCtctttgaagaaaagaaaaatcggCTGGACAAG CTTCACCATTTAGGCAAAGCACTGTCAAATCTATGGAACCTTATGGACACACCATATAGTGAGCGACACCCATTTTCTCATGTAATCCATCTGTTGTCACTTTCATCAGCAGAAGTAACAGACCCGGGAAGTCTTACTCTAGAAATAGTCCAGCAG ACTGAAGCTGAAGTCAAGAGACTGGATCAACTAAAAGCAAGCAAGATGAAGGAGCTATTCCAGAAGAAGCAGGAGGAGCTGGAGTTGATATGCAAGAAATCACATGTGGAGATTCCTTCAAGGGAAGAGATgaacaatataattaaactcATAAACTCAG GTGAGATTGATCATTCTGATCTCCTCTTGAGCATGGATGAACAGATATCCAGAGCAAAAGAAGAGGCTTCTAGCAGGAAGGCTATCATGGAGAAAGTGGAGAAGTGGATGCTGGCACGTGATGAGGAGCGCTGGTTAGAAGAATATAGCAGG GATGAGAATCGATACTCAGTCAGTAGAGGAGCTCATAAAAACTTGAGGCGTGCTGAACGAGCCCGTATAATGGTCAGCAGAATACCAG CTTTGGTAGATATGCTAATAAAAATGACTAGAAGttgggaagaagaaagaaacaaaGTTTTCTTGTATGATCAG GTACCACTGATGGCTATATTGGAAGAATATAATGTGCTACGACGAGAAAAAGAGGAGGATATGAAAAGACAGCAG CCTTGGGAAAAAAAGAGGATCCAAAGCCAAGTAGTTGAGCGAGAAAATACTTATACGTCAAGACCCAGCACCAGCAGTAGACGTCTTCCAAGTAGAAGCTTGAATGGAGCTCTAGACACTTCTGTGATCATAAACAGAAGGCTTTCTATGGGAATCCACCAGCTGCCACCCAACAGCATAAACTCAGGAAATCAAGGCGTGTCCTTCATTAAGGATGGAAGCAATGCTTTAAGGAAAAAGATTTTTGGCGACCCTGCCTTCACCTCTCATATGCGATGA
- the LOC114164970 gene encoding dr1-associated corepressor, whose protein sequence is MAEEEENEVSAQLEFPKSRVKKIITLDKDVKRVSSEALFLVSRSTELFLQFLAEKSAKVAIEKKRKTVNLEHLRMAVKRHQPTRDFLLDDLPPPSRPAKPDGPTQPVVRPKLDAPPPGTRRIDQFFRKPVPQNPAQVQSPENPAQAQSSEIPAQAQAPEIPSQAQSPEVPSQAQSPEVPSQVQSPVPVDES, encoded by the coding sequence ATGGCGGAGGAAGAAGAGAACGAGGTGTCGGCTCAACTCGAATTCCCGAAGAGTCGGGTTAAGAAGATCATAACGCTGGACAAGGATGTGAAGAGAGTGAGTTCAGAAGCGTTGTTCCTGGTGTCGCGCTCCACAGAGTTGTTCCTCCAATTTCTGGCTGAAAAATCTGCCAAAGTTGCCATTGAAAAGAAACGGAAGACCGTGAATCTGGAACACCTGAGAATGGCCGTTAAGAGGCACCAGCCAACCAGGGATTTTCTCCTCGACGATCTTCCGCCGCCGTCTCGGCCCGCCAAACCCGACGGGCCTACTCAGCCCGTTGTTCGGCCAAAACTTGATGCACCGCCGCCTGGTACTCGTCGCATCGATCAGTTTTTCCGAAAGCCAGTGCCTCAAAACCCAGCCCAAGTTCAATCGCCTGAAAATCCAGCCCAAGCCCAATCGTCTGAAATTCCTGCCCAAGCTCAAGCGCCCGAAATACCTTCTCAAGCTCAATCGCCTGAAGTTCCTTCTCAGGCTCAATCGCCGGAAGTTCCATCTCAAGTTCAATCGCCAGTACCGGTAGATGAGTCTTAG